In the Palaeococcus pacificus DY20341 genome, one interval contains:
- a CDS encoding MFS transporter, protein MKKNHFLLGLLSLGWIFNYAHRMAIPPLIPIIKSELGISNAQAGLLMTSLLLPYALIQVPAGYMGDRIGRKRLVVISIFGYSIASAFMIFTRHYWHLLAVRALYGFFAGLYYAPATALISEIYGRKKGSALGIFMVGPPIGSGIAPLIVVPIALALEWRYAFLVLSIMSALIGLALIIAVKGEVHEVDNPKLLIPKHVFWLSLMNFIVLAAFFGILTFLPDFFVNNGRSLEESSLYFSILSIVGIFGSLIGGALYDRFKKVSMMVALMFNALLSLALAKTALPVIVPILGIFFYAVGPIVTAYTSELASDENRGSVMGFVNMMGFFGATVGPYFLGLLIDRLGYEKAFYTIPLMYTISIGLIWLEKNKK, encoded by the coding sequence ATGAAGAAAAATCACTTCCTGCTGGGACTGCTTTCATTGGGCTGGATATTTAACTACGCACATAGAATGGCAATTCCTCCGCTTATACCTATTATAAAGAGTGAGCTGGGTATAAGCAACGCCCAAGCGGGCCTTTTAATGACATCTCTACTTTTGCCCTACGCCTTAATTCAAGTCCCCGCTGGTTATATGGGCGATAGGATAGGAAGGAAACGGCTTGTGGTTATAAGTATTTTCGGATATTCCATAGCGAGCGCATTTATGATCTTTACGAGGCATTACTGGCATTTATTGGCCGTTAGAGCGCTATATGGTTTCTTTGCAGGTCTTTATTATGCTCCGGCGACGGCGTTAATTAGCGAAATTTATGGGAGAAAGAAAGGCTCGGCTTTAGGTATTTTTATGGTTGGACCGCCTATAGGGAGCGGGATAGCCCCATTGATAGTTGTTCCGATAGCATTGGCGTTAGAATGGCGCTATGCTTTCTTAGTCCTCTCAATAATGAGTGCTTTAATAGGCTTGGCACTGATTATAGCTGTGAAGGGAGAAGTTCATGAGGTGGATAATCCGAAGTTGCTAATTCCAAAGCACGTTTTTTGGCTAAGTCTCATGAATTTCATTGTTTTGGCAGCTTTCTTTGGAATACTAACGTTCTTGCCGGATTTCTTTGTTAATAATGGCAGGAGCTTGGAGGAATCTTCATTGTACTTTTCAATACTTTCTATAGTCGGCATCTTTGGATCCTTAATTGGTGGAGCACTCTATGATAGGTTCAAAAAAGTTAGCATGATGGTTGCTTTAATGTTTAATGCTCTTTTATCACTGGCATTGGCCAAAACAGCCCTACCTGTCATTGTTCCAATTTTGGGGATTTTCTTTTATGCCGTTGGTCCGATTGTAACTGCATATACCTCAGAGCTTGCGTCGGATGAAAACAGAGGCTCGGTTATGGGGTTTGTTAACATGATGGGCTTTTTTGGTGCAACTGTTGGCCCCTACTTTTTGGGGCTCTTAATTGATAGATTGGGCTATGAAAAAGCATTCTATACAATCCCACTAATGTACACCATTTCAATTGGCTTAATATGGCTGGAGAAAAACAAAAAATAA
- a CDS encoding serine/threonine-protein kinase RIO2, with protein sequence MVSKMLALDVYPNLKDVDFRVLRGVELNMRYHEWVPLEVIAKFARMDVDSASHRLGKLDNWKLVIRRSDIGYIGYQLTIHGYDTLAIRTFARKGVIKALSSTQIGVGKEADVYVALTPQDDKIAVKFNRIGLRTSFTRIKLYRREFVDKRHISWLYVSRLVAEREYEALRLLSPIAKVPKPIAWNRHAIAMEFIDGVELVELRDTDLTKEEAGNILDAVLEEYKKIVEFGIIHSDLSLYNIVLKDNGDILIIDWPQYVTTTFPQAEYYLERDLRVILNAFERKWRVKKNWEDVWKEFKSAFKESLKE encoded by the coding sequence ATGGTAAGTAAAATGCTTGCTTTGGATGTTTATCCAAACCTCAAGGACGTTGATTTCAGAGTGTTGAGAGGAGTAGAACTTAATATGCGCTATCATGAGTGGGTTCCCCTTGAGGTCATCGCTAAGTTCGCAAGGATGGATGTGGATAGCGCATCCCATCGCTTGGGAAAGCTCGATAACTGGAAGCTGGTTATTAGGAGGAGCGACATTGGATATATCGGTTATCAGCTTACCATCCACGGCTACGACACTCTAGCCATAAGGACTTTTGCAAGAAAAGGTGTGATCAAGGCTTTGAGCTCAACACAGATAGGGGTTGGCAAAGAAGCTGACGTCTACGTGGCACTAACGCCTCAAGACGATAAAATAGCAGTTAAGTTCAATCGCATTGGATTGAGGACAAGCTTTACAAGGATTAAGCTTTATAGGAGAGAGTTTGTTGATAAGAGGCATATTTCTTGGCTCTACGTTTCTAGATTAGTTGCGGAGAGGGAGTATGAAGCTCTAAGGTTGCTCTCGCCGATAGCAAAAGTTCCAAAGCCCATAGCGTGGAACAGGCATGCAATTGCAATGGAGTTTATTGATGGCGTTGAGCTAGTTGAGCTTAGAGATACAGACCTGACAAAGGAAGAAGCAGGGAATATATTGGATGCGGTTCTTGAAGAGTACAAGAAGATAGTTGAGTTTGGAATAATTCACTCAGATTTAAGTCTCTATAACATTGTCCTAAAAGATAACGGGGACATCTTGATAATCGATTGGCCTCAATACGTAACAACCACATTCCCACAGGCAGAGTACTATCTCGAGAGGGATTTAAGAGTCATTTTGAACGCTTTCGAGAGAAAGTGGAGAGTAAAGAAAAACTGGGAAGACGTTTGGAAAGAGTTTAAAAGTGCTTTTAAAGAAAGCCTCAAAGAGTAA
- a CDS encoding radical SAM protein: MLIRVSYGTAITMGLIKAKMLARPTTAYLMIHHENRCINNCAFCPQARESRADLKKLSRITWPTFELRDVVKKLKEGKFARICLQTVDYEGLEEDVLALLGALYTLEIPISLSITPVDKRYLKKFKALGVDYIGVGIDAASERIYPEIKESLYSWGEMWRFAEETLEVFGRGNAFIHLIAGLGETDREFLDTVERAYKIGAEVSLFAFTPIRGTRLEKYKPPSLKRYRKLQIGHYLIKSGIKRVEDFEFDENENLVGFGMKQEDLEKILKESAFMTHGCPGCNRPYYNEKPSKEPYNFPTKPEKEYVGKSIMMLQ; encoded by the coding sequence ATGTTAATTAGAGTATCCTATGGAACCGCAATCACAATGGGGCTGATAAAAGCCAAGATGCTTGCAAGACCCACAACAGCCTATCTGATGATTCATCATGAGAATAGATGCATAAACAACTGTGCATTTTGTCCACAAGCTAGAGAGAGCCGGGCAGACTTGAAGAAGCTTTCGAGGATTACTTGGCCAACTTTTGAGCTTAGAGATGTTGTGAAAAAATTAAAAGAGGGCAAATTTGCAAGAATATGTCTCCAAACAGTAGATTATGAGGGTCTGGAAGAAGATGTTTTAGCGCTCCTAGGTGCGCTCTACACTCTTGAAATCCCAATATCGCTTTCCATAACGCCTGTAGATAAGAGATATTTGAAGAAGTTTAAAGCGCTTGGGGTTGATTATATCGGTGTTGGGATAGATGCTGCTAGCGAGAGGATATATCCTGAGATAAAAGAGTCACTTTACTCTTGGGGGGAGATGTGGAGATTTGCAGAAGAAACTTTAGAAGTTTTTGGAAGAGGAAATGCGTTTATACACTTAATAGCTGGGCTCGGAGAGACAGACAGGGAGTTTTTAGACACTGTTGAAAGGGCATATAAAATTGGGGCTGAAGTTTCCCTGTTTGCATTTACACCTATTAGGGGCACACGATTGGAAAAGTATAAACCTCCAAGCTTGAAGAGGTATAGAAAACTGCAAATTGGCCACTATTTAATTAAAAGCGGAATTAAGAGGGTAGAAGACTTTGAGTTCGATGAAAATGAGAACTTAGTTGGTTTTGGTATGAAACAAGAAGATCTGGAGAAGATTTTGAAAGAGAGTGCCTTCATGACCCACGGATGCCCAGGATGCAACAGGCCGTACTATAACGAAAAGCCAAGCAAAGAGCCTTACAATTTCCCAACCAAGCCAGAAAAAGAGTATGTAGGCAAAAGCATAATGATGTTACAATAG
- the udp gene encoding uridine phosphorylase, with translation MKKFVSADRPQTEEGYQYHIACRPGDVSRYVLLPGDPERVPKISSLWDEAKEIAYHREYRTHTGTYKGVPISVVSTGIGAPSTAIAIEELAAIGADTFIRVGSTGAIQPGMEIGDLIIAKAAVRLEGTSKQYVRVEYPASADYEVTLALIEAAESLGLRYHVGIAASTDSFYIGQARPGLKGYFPSFAKHLIDDLRQANVTNFEMEAATLYTLANIYGLRAGCVCAVFANRVTNEFGTKGEREAAMVANEAVKILHEWDEEKEKKGKKYWFPSLSRV, from the coding sequence ATGAAAAAGTTTGTATCTGCAGATAGACCTCAAACAGAGGAAGGATATCAATATCATATAGCCTGCAGGCCAGGAGATGTTTCAAGATATGTCTTGCTACCCGGAGATCCTGAGAGAGTCCCAAAGATAAGCTCTCTCTGGGATGAGGCTAAAGAAATCGCTTATCACCGCGAGTATAGAACTCATACAGGAACTTACAAAGGTGTTCCTATAAGCGTTGTCTCAACAGGGATAGGAGCTCCCTCTACGGCGATTGCAATAGAAGAGCTAGCTGCTATTGGGGCGGATACTTTCATAAGAGTCGGCTCAACAGGGGCAATCCAACCCGGCATGGAGATAGGGGATTTGATTATCGCAAAGGCAGCTGTGAGATTAGAGGGTACTTCAAAGCAATATGTTAGGGTTGAATACCCAGCGAGTGCTGATTATGAGGTTACTCTAGCTTTAATTGAAGCTGCGGAAAGCTTGGGACTTCGCTATCACGTAGGAATTGCTGCATCTACGGATAGCTTCTACATAGGCCAAGCTAGGCCAGGACTGAAAGGCTACTTCCCAAGCTTTGCAAAACATTTGATCGACGATTTAAGGCAAGCAAATGTTACAAACTTCGAAATGGAAGCGGCTACGCTCTATACACTAGCTAATATTTATGGACTAAGAGCAGGCTGTGTTTGTGCGGTCTTTGCCAATAGGGTAACGAATGAATTTGGCACAAAAGGCGAGAGAGAAGCAGCAATGGTTGCTAATGAAGCTGTTAAAATCCTCCATGAGTGGGATGAGGAGAAGGAGAAGAAGGGCAAGAAGTACTGGTTCCCAAGCTTGAGCAGGGTCTGA
- a CDS encoding DUF366 family protein gives MELKVIKDKRIDYDGSAIKSHWAYRNFGMLGNSIVVFRGKCDVKVEEMIDIEDLRASKEIKSDDMVHYIIEVFDFPNVLLASALQKLFIAKLCEVLNDYGVGTLRKGDDIYVDGKKLSISIATVSPVSIKIHIGINVETKGIPKGVDAVGLRELGIEDIEEFMDVTGNAIQKEFLKVRKDSLKVRWAE, from the coding sequence ATGGAGTTAAAGGTGATTAAGGATAAGAGGATTGACTACGATGGGAGCGCAATAAAGAGCCACTGGGCATACAGAAATTTTGGAATGTTGGGAAACTCAATAGTCGTGTTTAGAGGGAAATGCGATGTAAAGGTCGAAGAAATGATTGATATCGAAGACTTGAGAGCGAGCAAAGAAATCAAAAGTGATGACATGGTTCACTACATCATTGAGGTTTTTGACTTTCCCAACGTACTCCTCGCTTCAGCGCTTCAAAAGCTCTTCATAGCGAAGCTCTGCGAAGTTTTGAACGATTATGGTGTTGGCACTTTGAGGAAAGGTGATGATATCTATGTAGATGGCAAAAAGCTCAGTATATCCATAGCTACAGTATCCCCTGTGAGCATAAAAATTCACATAGGAATTAATGTCGAAACTAAGGGGATTCCAAAAGGTGTTGATGCTGTTGGACTGAGGGAATTGGGAATTGAAGACATTGAGGAGTTTATGGATGTAACTGGCAATGCCATTCAAAAGGAGTTTTTAAAAGTAAGGAAAGATAGCTTAAAAGTGAGATGGGCAGAGTAG
- a CDS encoding magnesium-dependent phosphatase-1 codes for MRLLVLDLDGTLWDHEDASRMVPPFEVYGNRVVDAYGRKLELFEGVKEFLDWASEHFILSIASWNVEDVVKLILESLGLWEYFLFPKIENHPNKADMIERTLEQLTNAGYKIDEVIYVDDRTLHIEDIKRRMPNVKFIHMWVDVKSFEELKSVLEGL; via the coding sequence ATGAGGCTCTTAGTTCTGGATTTAGACGGCACCCTTTGGGATCACGAAGACGCATCACGCATGGTTCCTCCATTTGAAGTATATGGAAACAGGGTAGTTGATGCCTATGGAAGAAAGCTCGAACTTTTTGAAGGTGTTAAAGAGTTTTTGGACTGGGCAAGTGAGCACTTCATTCTCTCAATAGCGAGCTGGAATGTTGAAGACGTCGTAAAACTAATTTTAGAAAGTCTTGGGCTTTGGGAGTACTTTCTCTTCCCGAAGATTGAAAATCATCCCAACAAAGCAGATATGATAGAGCGAACTTTAGAGCAGCTAACAAATGCAGGATATAAAATCGATGAGGTCATATATGTGGACGACAGAACTCTTCACATTGAGGATATAAAGAGACGTATGCCAAACGTTAAATTCATTCATATGTGGGTTGATGTTAAGAGCTTTGAAGAGTTGAAAAGTGTTTTGGAGGGACTGTAA
- a CDS encoding DUF2139 domain-containing protein — protein sequence MAIWEKLYRFPPRYGPEWGSGGIFGLKYYKDVLYYTVAFEGEAHFVRDEHEKIYEFDLVGEKPTSGGDTYNAVDVVDEFIYFGGWIHAPAIYNGKGHASTINFVNKYSHIHEYDIENDEIRLVWKDSIHHPTDWAGEVSDILYDPYNDRLLIAREDGHKNLGIYAVDRKSGKSELLNPKRSLKGAIIHDNACFGVGHNFTNGLEGIHCLDLITGKWETFPVGDSVDGAPFIRPLLGDMASAYNRVFAFVRGGLFVGNPLNGEAMSFFRLFEFYTFYAPMRTNALPIGGGLLIAYNSMHDAIYQPRKEDEKEFARFTNTIVGPSVLVYIAPPMVKIVGAFGARITSIEKAGGKILLGTNTTPNTGALEATPFDTGSKDILVLDEKILQENPPALSFSLPLIFPSIAMTQYSVGNFGGIPLEGYKEPRLIIYADKDNELSVYEYDLLLPPTQAYEERFDIKKGRNVIDLSSFSGIVSFSLKEPDFEGKVRIELR from the coding sequence ATGGCTATTTGGGAGAAACTCTATCGTTTTCCCCCTCGTTATGGTCCAGAATGGGGAAGTGGAGGAATATTTGGACTAAAATACTACAAAGACGTCCTTTACTATACAGTAGCCTTTGAAGGAGAAGCCCACTTTGTTAGAGACGAGCATGAGAAGATTTACGAATTTGATTTAGTCGGTGAAAAGCCAACCTCTGGTGGGGATACCTATAATGCTGTCGATGTCGTTGATGAGTTCATATACTTCGGCGGATGGATTCATGCCCCCGCTATTTACAACGGAAAGGGCCATGCTTCTACCATAAACTTTGTCAACAAGTACTCCCACATTCACGAGTATGATATTGAGAACGACGAGATAAGGCTAGTTTGGAAGGATTCTATACATCATCCAACGGATTGGGCAGGAGAAGTTAGCGATATTCTTTATGACCCATATAACGATAGACTTTTGATAGCCAGAGAAGATGGCCATAAAAATTTAGGAATCTATGCTGTTGATAGGAAGAGCGGAAAAAGCGAGCTTTTAAATCCAAAGAGAAGCTTAAAAGGAGCCATAATCCACGATAACGCATGCTTTGGTGTTGGCCACAACTTTACCAACGGCCTCGAGGGAATTCACTGCCTCGATTTGATAACCGGTAAGTGGGAGACCTTTCCGGTTGGAGACTCAGTTGACGGGGCTCCTTTCATAAGGCCCCTCTTGGGAGATATGGCAAGTGCCTACAACAGAGTTTTTGCTTTCGTTAGAGGTGGCCTCTTTGTGGGTAATCCCCTAAATGGCGAAGCCATGAGCTTCTTCCGTTTGTTTGAGTTCTACACGTTCTATGCCCCCATGAGAACTAATGCGCTGCCAATAGGCGGCGGTTTATTAATAGCCTACAATTCAATGCACGATGCCATATATCAGCCAAGAAAAGAGGATGAAAAAGAATTTGCAAGGTTTACAAATACAATAGTAGGGCCAAGTGTTCTGGTTTATATTGCACCACCAATGGTTAAAATTGTAGGGGCTTTTGGAGCGAGGATTACGAGCATAGAGAAGGCTGGAGGAAAAATACTCCTTGGAACCAATACCACACCCAATACTGGCGCTTTAGAGGCCACACCTTTTGATACCGGAAGCAAGGATATACTTGTTTTAGACGAGAAGATTCTTCAAGAGAATCCACCCGCACTCAGTTTTTCCTTGCCCCTAATCTTCCCATCAATAGCCATGACTCAATACAGCGTTGGGAATTTTGGAGGAATACCCTTAGAAGGATACAAAGAGCCTAGATTAATAATCTATGCGGATAAAGACAACGAGCTGAGCGTTTATGAGTATGATTTACTGCTCCCACCAACTCAGGCATATGAGGAACGCTTCGACATCAAAAAGGGCAGGAATGTGATAGATCTAAGCTCATTTAGCGGCATTGTTTCCTTTAGTCTTAAGGAACCCGACTTTGAAGGGAAAGTGCGGATTGAACTTAGATAG
- a CDS encoding PQ-loop repeat-containing protein, which translates to MNGTWIGLLGMILLVSSWVPQTIETIKQKKCPLNFRFVLIYVTASSLLTIYSYFIGDWVFLTLNGLAALQSAVNLYVKLRYE; encoded by the coding sequence ATGAACGGTACATGGATAGGGCTCTTGGGCATGATACTCCTCGTGAGCTCTTGGGTTCCACAGACCATCGAGACAATAAAACAAAAAAAGTGCCCCCTAAATTTTAGGTTCGTCTTAATCTACGTTACAGCATCCTCCCTATTGACGATATACTCCTACTTCATAGGAGATTGGGTGTTTTTAACCCTCAATGGCCTAGCTGCTTTACAAAGTGCTGTAAATCTTTATGTAAAGCTTCGCTATGAGTAA
- a CDS encoding DUF257 family protein: protein MRKLFEIFKQLEPGETVVVFYPPISAVYNTFEALLRYSKEMNFPIVIEDILDMLHVYKTNMDYFGIDASPLEDALVLKIGGFSSAGKVFLRIPLDIDVNIHLRHHNEAFNKVMENIDFAFNIILGFDKLLAFYSAVPEDVDRVLLTLREFIGNKKRTAIYFLNRDLIKEIPVAMPTIKDLASTVLEVEKSEEGWILKVTKSPKIEMCGRDIRVD from the coding sequence ATGAGAAAGCTTTTTGAGATTTTCAAGCAACTTGAACCTGGAGAGACTGTTGTGGTATTCTATCCCCCTATATCTGCTGTTTACAATACATTTGAAGCATTGTTAAGATATTCTAAAGAAATGAACTTTCCAATAGTAATTGAGGATATTCTTGACATGCTCCATGTATACAAAACCAACATGGACTACTTTGGGATTGATGCATCCCCTCTTGAAGATGCCCTCGTTTTAAAAATTGGAGGTTTCTCAAGTGCCGGAAAAGTCTTTTTGAGAATTCCTCTAGATATAGATGTAAACATTCATCTGCGCCATCATAATGAGGCGTTTAATAAAGTTATGGAAAATATTGATTTTGCGTTTAACATAATTTTAGGCTTCGATAAACTCTTAGCATTTTATTCTGCTGTTCCTGAGGATGTGGATAGAGTTTTGTTGACATTGCGGGAGTTTATAGGTAACAAAAAACGTACTGCTATTTATTTTCTAAATAGAGATTTAATAAAGGAAATACCCGTAGCAATGCCTACTATAAAAGATCTAGCGAGCACAGTTTTAGAAGTTGAAAAGAGTGAGGAAGGGTGGATTCTAAAAGTTACGAAGTCCCCAAAAATAGAAATGTGCGGGAGAGACATTCGGGTGGATTAA
- a CDS encoding DUF257 family protein: MSYVTLSTLRDHLMKVVPGETILVEYSPSTWPHIAFYFISKIALENGNYIIIDDILDTLYFYKVQLEMGGFNTDFLDDEKVSVIKIGGHRKIGNVVSSIEFASDFYVHREMYRKSFSKVLEGGEFFVDIVLGFERRLLMTKTPYDRFLFLAHRAHYLGNKKRIAVYLVNVELLKECSMALSILEETSTSVVRLEEKNGWETINFIKSPVPQLDGRRFKVDMNNIINYLRGGKS, from the coding sequence ATGAGTTACGTCACATTATCCACACTGAGGGACCATTTAATGAAAGTTGTGCCTGGAGAAACAATTTTGGTGGAATATTCTCCCTCTACATGGCCGCATATTGCGTTTTATTTTATAAGTAAAATCGCGCTTGAAAATGGTAACTACATAATAATCGATGACATATTAGACACACTATATTTTTATAAGGTCCAACTGGAGATGGGAGGTTTTAATACGGATTTTCTGGATGATGAAAAAGTTTCTGTCATCAAAATTGGGGGGCATAGAAAGATAGGTAATGTTGTCTCGAGTATCGAATTCGCTAGTGATTTCTATGTGCATCGAGAGATGTACAGGAAGAGTTTTAGTAAAGTGTTAGAAGGAGGAGAATTCTTTGTAGATATTGTTTTGGGATTTGAAAGGAGACTTTTAATGACCAAAACTCCATATGATAGATTTCTTTTTTTGGCACATAGAGCACACTATTTAGGAAACAAGAAAAGAATCGCTGTGTACTTAGTTAATGTGGAACTTTTGAAGGAGTGTTCAATGGCCTTATCAATTCTGGAGGAAACCTCAACAAGCGTTGTTAGGCTTGAGGAGAAAAATGGATGGGAAACTATCAATTTCATAAAGAGTCCTGTTCCCCAGCTAGACGGAAGGAGGTTTAAAGTCGATATGAATAATATAATTAACTACCTACGGGGTGGAAAGTCATGA
- a CDS encoding YbhB/YbcL family Raf kinase inhibitor-like protein has protein sequence MKGVLVLILLILVVFAVGCTQKEVDVMELKVSSVFKEGDVIPVKYTCEGADVSPPLKLEGLSKDAVSIAIIVDDPDAPIGTFVHWVAWNIPPMEEIPEGIPKLRELSSPIEVVQGRNDFGRIGYNGPCPPRGHGIHHYHFKVYVLDTKLDLSSGATKSELEKAMEGHVIQKGELIGLYERK, from the coding sequence ATGAAAGGGGTTTTGGTTTTAATTTTGTTAATCTTGGTTGTCTTTGCAGTGGGGTGTACACAAAAGGAGGTGGATGTTATGGAGCTGAAGGTTAGCTCTGTGTTTAAAGAGGGCGACGTTATTCCCGTAAAGTATACATGCGAAGGGGCCGATGTAAGTCCTCCGCTAAAGCTTGAAGGTTTAAGCAAAGATGCTGTGAGTATAGCAATAATCGTCGATGACCCAGACGCACCTATTGGGACTTTTGTTCACTGGGTGGCTTGGAATATACCTCCAATGGAAGAAATTCCAGAAGGAATTCCTAAGCTGAGGGAATTAAGCTCTCCCATTGAGGTTGTGCAGGGAAGAAACGACTTTGGAAGAATAGGCTACAATGGGCCTTGTCCTCCTAGGGGGCATGGTATTCACCACTACCACTTCAAAGTTTATGTATTAGACACAAAGCTTGATTTAAGCTCTGGAGCCACTAAAAGCGAATTGGAAAAAGCCATGGAAGGTCATGTTATCCAAAAAGGGGAACTCATTGGGCTTTATGAGAGAAAATGA
- a CDS encoding SDR family NAD(P)-dependent oxidoreductase, translated as MELKGKVALVTGASRGIGRAIAVALAQKGANVAINYAHDEEGAKMTGELCKAYGVEVLLVKADVSKREEVRGMVSNILEKFGRIDILVNNAGILGKNINPLEITDEDWDRVLSVNLKGAFIVTQEVLKHMKKGKIVNIASIAGKDGGTVGAHYAASKGGLIALTFNLARHLAPDILVNAVAPGPVDTDLISPKIKEKLRKLSLTEKIAKPEEIAHAVIFLLENDHITGELIDVNGGRLMD; from the coding sequence ATGGAGCTTAAGGGAAAAGTAGCTCTTGTGACGGGAGCCTCAAGAGGAATTGGGAGGGCAATAGCAGTTGCATTAGCCCAAAAAGGAGCAAACGTTGCTATAAACTATGCTCATGATGAAGAAGGTGCAAAGATGACAGGAGAGCTATGTAAAGCCTATGGAGTTGAGGTGCTCTTAGTTAAGGCCGATGTCAGCAAGAGGGAGGAAGTGAGGGGAATGGTAAGCAACATACTCGAAAAGTTCGGTAGAATAGACATTCTAGTTAACAATGCGGGAATCCTAGGAAAAAACATAAACCCCCTAGAAATAACGGATGAAGACTGGGACAGAGTTTTAAGCGTTAATTTAAAAGGTGCGTTTATAGTAACCCAAGAAGTGCTCAAACACATGAAAAAGGGCAAAATCGTCAACATAGCCTCAATAGCAGGCAAAGACGGCGGGACAGTTGGGGCACACTACGCTGCCTCAAAAGGAGGGCTAATTGCGCTGACGTTCAACTTAGCTAGACATTTAGCGCCAGACATTCTCGTAAATGCAGTAGCACCTGGGCCAGTTGATACGGACTTAATAAGTCCAAAAATTAAGGAGAAGCTTAGAAAACTATCTCTAACTGAGAAAATAGCTAAACCAGAGGAAATCGCCCATGCTGTCATCTTCCTCCTAGAAAACGACCATATAACGGGAGAACTAATCGATGTAAACGGCGGAAGATTGATGGACTAA
- the pyk gene encoding pyruvate kinase: protein MKLPSQMTKIVGTIGPSSDSKEVLEELIKYGLNIARINFAHGSFEEHERKIKLVREISEKLNRRVAILGDLPGPKLRIGELEKEPITLEKGKDIVLTTSDIRGNEEVIPVEFKRLPEALSKGDELYLNDGFIKLKVEDVQGSDIKCRVIVGGVLSSHKGINIPKADIPIETPTKRDFEILEFLLDHDVDAVGISFVRSARDVLKVKEFVKERGKDIFVIAKIERPEAVRNINEILEVADGIMVARGDLGVEMPIEELPIIQKKLIFKANLVGKPVITATQMLESMTSDIRPTRAEATDVANAILDGTDAVMLSEETAVGAYPVEAVKTMARIAKVVEFYRNSLGENKVLSYLRQHPHKMKVVDAISLSIMEAIRTLRIKYILAQTRSGATARRISRFKPKQWILAFTDNKRVCNTLMFSYGVYPFYMEERNDRNILRFVKEHNLAKSGDTVLLTEEIKLEKQVGTNSMKIFTLA, encoded by the coding sequence ATGAAACTTCCATCCCAAATGACGAAGATAGTAGGAACAATAGGGCCTTCTTCGGACTCCAAGGAAGTTCTGGAGGAGCTTATAAAATATGGCCTCAACATTGCGAGGATAAATTTTGCCCATGGGAGCTTTGAGGAGCATGAGAGAAAAATTAAGCTTGTGCGTGAGATATCTGAGAAGCTGAATAGGAGAGTAGCTATTTTAGGTGATTTGCCTGGGCCGAAACTTAGGATAGGTGAGCTTGAAAAAGAGCCTATAACTCTGGAGAAGGGAAAAGATATAGTTTTAACCACGAGTGATATTAGAGGAAATGAAGAAGTTATTCCCGTTGAGTTTAAGCGCCTTCCAGAGGCCCTTTCCAAAGGGGATGAGCTCTACCTGAACGACGGTTTCATTAAGCTTAAGGTTGAGGACGTTCAAGGAAGCGACATAAAGTGTAGGGTTATTGTCGGAGGAGTTCTGTCGTCACATAAGGGTATAAACATTCCAAAGGCGGACATTCCAATAGAAACCCCAACAAAGAGAGACTTCGAAATTTTGGAGTTCCTTTTAGATCACGATGTTGATGCAGTCGGTATTTCGTTCGTTAGAAGCGCTAGAGATGTTTTAAAGGTCAAGGAGTTTGTTAAAGAAAGAGGAAAGGATATATTTGTAATAGCTAAGATAGAAAGGCCTGAAGCTGTCAGGAACATTAACGAAATTTTAGAAGTAGCGGATGGAATAATGGTTGCTAGAGGAGACTTGGGGGTTGAGATGCCTATAGAGGAGCTCCCGATAATACAGAAGAAGCTCATATTTAAGGCCAATCTAGTGGGAAAACCCGTTATTACTGCCACGCAAATGTTAGAGTCAATGACCTCAGATATAAGACCCACTAGGGCAGAAGCGACGGATGTGGCAAACGCGATTTTAGATGGAACTGATGCAGTTATGCTCTCAGAAGAGACAGCGGTTGGAGCGTATCCTGTGGAGGCTGTAAAGACTATGGCAAGGATTGCAAAAGTGGTGGAGTTCTATAGGAATTCACTAGGAGAGAACAAAGTTTTGAGCTATTTAAGGCAGCATCCACATAAGATGAAAGTTGTCGATGCTATCTCATTGAGCATAATGGAAGCTATAAGGACGCTCAGGATCAAATATATTTTAGCTCAAACGAGGAGCGGTGCAACGGCTAGAAGGATTTCGCGCTTTAAACCGAAGCAGTGGATATTGGCATTTACAGACAACAAGAGGGTATGCAATACACTAATGTTCTCCTATGGAGTTTATCCATTCTACATGGAAGAAAGGAACGACAGAAATATCCTGAGATTCGTGAAGGAGCACAACTTGGCCAAAAGTGGAGACACGGTTTTGCTAACTGAAGAGATAAAGCTTGAAAAGCAAGTTGGAACAAACTCTATGAAGATATTCACTTTGGCCTGA